In the Adlercreutzia equolifaciens DSM 19450 genome, one interval contains:
- the pgsA gene encoding CDP-diacylglycerol--glycerol-3-phosphate 3-phosphatidyltransferase, whose amino-acid sequence MTTIQPTAPDKLWTPANIVTLIRICLVPVFVLAILSPWPEWVGLPGITMEAKCVIAAGIFILISCTDWIDGYLARSRGEVTDFGKFMDPLADKILVTAALIALVELAVLPGWPVLIILAREFIVSGIRMVAASKGTVIAASWYGKAKTVFQIIAIVLFLLKDSLTFTTAAGAFTNPMFVLSWTVMVIALILTVMSMLDYLVKARHLLKGSAGAKTAKAAAPSAAPTEIAALQKAIDEQARIVVEKATAAGATVATAESLTGGLVAAMLTSVPGSSASVRGGIVSYVNEVKAEVLGVSEDVLARQGAVDELVALQMARGALRELGSDVSVAVTGIAGPTGAEPGKPVGTVWIGCATAKKTHAACHHFEGGREAVRLQTVLIALRTMEEALASF is encoded by the coding sequence ATGACCACCATCCAGCCCACGGCTCCGGACAAGCTCTGGACGCCGGCGAACATCGTCACGCTCATCCGCATCTGCCTGGTGCCGGTCTTCGTGCTGGCGATCCTGAGCCCCTGGCCCGAATGGGTGGGCCTGCCGGGCATCACCATGGAGGCGAAGTGCGTCATCGCCGCTGGCATCTTCATTCTCATCTCCTGCACCGATTGGATCGACGGATATCTCGCCCGCAGCCGCGGGGAAGTGACCGACTTCGGGAAGTTCATGGATCCCCTGGCCGATAAGATCCTCGTCACGGCAGCGCTCATCGCCCTGGTGGAGCTGGCCGTGCTGCCCGGCTGGCCCGTGCTCATCATCCTTGCCCGCGAGTTCATCGTCTCTGGCATCCGCATGGTGGCGGCCAGCAAGGGCACGGTCATCGCCGCCAGCTGGTACGGCAAGGCCAAGACGGTGTTCCAGATCATCGCCATCGTGCTGTTCCTTCTCAAGGACTCGCTCACGTTCACCACGGCGGCCGGCGCCTTCACCAACCCCATGTTCGTGCTGTCCTGGACCGTCATGGTCATCGCGCTCATCCTGACGGTCATGTCCATGCTCGACTATCTCGTAAAGGCGCGCCATCTGTTGAAGGGGAGCGCGGGGGCCAAAACCGCAAAGGCGGCCGCCCCTTCTGCGGCACCCACCGAGATCGCGGCGCTGCAGAAGGCCATCGACGAGCAGGCGCGCATCGTCGTCGAGAAGGCGACGGCCGCAGGGGCCACGGTGGCCACGGCCGAAAGCCTCACCGGCGGCCTCGTCGCGGCCATGCTCACTTCCGTGCCCGGGTCGTCGGCCTCGGTGCGCGGCGGCATCGTGAGCTACGTGAACGAGGTGAAGGCCGAGGTACTCGGCGTTTCCGAGGACGTGCTCGCGCGACAGGGGGCCGTCGACGAGCTGGTGGCCCTGCAGATGGCCCGTGGCGCCCTGCGCGAGCTGGGCAGCGACGTCTCGGTGGCGGTCACGGGCATCGCCGGACCGACGGGCGCCGAGCCCGGCAAGCCGGTGGGCACGGTGTGGATCGGCTGCGCCACCGCCAAAAAGACCCATGCGGCATGCCATCATTTCGAAGGCGGCCGCGAGGCCGTGCGCCTGCAAACGGTGCTGATCGCCCTGCGCACGATGGAAGAGGCGCTCGCGAGCTTCTGA
- the rimO gene encoding 30S ribosomal protein S12 methylthiotransferase RimO, translating into MIDTTRDSAAPSVCLITMGCAKNEVDSAAMARRLREAGFSVTEEASSADAIIVNTCSFIQAATEESIDAIFEAASLPKVDEGSAALIVAGCMPARYGDDLAAELTEASAFVPCSREDDIAEVVARALGISLPVAAVGGEPAKGEGRTFAYVKISDGCDRFCSYCTIPSIRGRYHSFPYEQIAEDVEREIASGAREIVLIAQDTGRWGADLPDGRDLAWLVDTLAEAHPDTWFRVMYLQPEGATDELLSVMAARENVCSYLDIPLQHVSEPILRAMNRRGDAAAFRALIERIEAAVPDITLRTTLIAGFPGETDEQFEELLDFVSEGLFHYVGVFPYSREEGTAAFDLPNQIDEDEKAERAQVLRDAADAACGPRIAERIGKGAIVLVEGTEEDGQRFGRAQCQAPEVDGVTYVSRGEIGAFVSCTIADTLLYEMEGE; encoded by the coding sequence GTGATCGATACGACGCGCGACAGCGCGGCGCCCTCCGTCTGCCTTATCACGATGGGGTGCGCGAAGAACGAGGTGGACTCGGCCGCCATGGCGCGGCGCTTGCGCGAAGCCGGCTTCTCCGTGACCGAAGAGGCGTCCAGCGCCGACGCCATCATCGTGAATACCTGCTCGTTCATCCAGGCGGCCACCGAGGAGAGCATCGATGCCATCTTCGAGGCCGCCTCCCTGCCCAAAGTGGATGAGGGCTCAGCCGCCCTCATCGTCGCCGGCTGCATGCCGGCCCGCTACGGGGACGACCTGGCCGCGGAGCTGACGGAGGCGTCGGCCTTTGTGCCCTGCAGTCGCGAGGACGATATCGCGGAAGTGGTGGCACGCGCTCTGGGGATCTCCCTGCCCGTGGCGGCCGTCGGGGGCGAGCCGGCGAAAGGGGAGGGCCGGACGTTCGCCTACGTGAAGATATCCGACGGCTGCGACCGCTTCTGCTCCTACTGCACCATCCCCTCCATTCGCGGGCGCTACCACAGCTTCCCGTACGAGCAGATCGCCGAGGACGTCGAGCGCGAGATCGCCTCCGGCGCCCGGGAGATCGTGCTCATCGCCCAGGACACCGGACGCTGGGGCGCCGACCTTCCCGACGGCCGCGACCTCGCATGGCTCGTCGACACGCTGGCCGAGGCGCACCCCGACACGTGGTTCCGCGTCATGTACCTGCAGCCCGAGGGCGCAACCGACGAGCTGCTCTCCGTTATGGCGGCCCGCGAGAACGTTTGCTCTTATCTGGACATTCCCCTGCAGCACGTGAGCGAGCCGATCCTCCGCGCCATGAACCGCCGAGGGGATGCCGCGGCGTTTCGCGCCCTCATCGAGCGCATCGAGGCGGCGGTGCCCGACATCACCTTGCGCACAACGCTCATCGCGGGATTTCCCGGCGAGACCGACGAGCAGTTCGAGGAGCTCCTCGATTTCGTCTCCGAGGGGCTGTTCCATTACGTCGGCGTCTTCCCCTACTCCCGCGAGGAGGGCACCGCCGCCTTCGACCTGCCGAACCAGATCGACGAGGACGAGAAGGCCGAGCGGGCCCAGGTGCTGCGCGACGCCGCTGATGCCGCCTGCGGGCCCCGCATCGCCGAGCGCATCGGGAAGGGGGCGATCGTGCTCGTCGAGGGAACCGAGGAGGACGGCCAGCGCTTCGGTCGCGCCCAATGCCAGGCGCCCGAGGTGGACGGCGTCACCTACGTGTCCCGCGGCGAGATCGGCGCGTTCGTTTCCTGCACCATCGCGGATACCCTGCTTTACGAAATGGAAGGCGAGTAG
- a CDS encoding regulatory protein RecX codes for MASKADILAALRADIAALEAAPPSEEPCAQIVAWPCPAEDDAVCGRDTGASCAQDLSRSSRGEERESALSNEEGKTARDAYQKILRWAAVRERSTAYLRERLLKDDFPAAVVEEALQRAVRVRAVDDRRYADALVRMKLAAGRGLRDAEREIEELGIDPATLDSWVEHERKGRDFEVGRALAALRRRPPKAKRAREAAFRRLVSQGFSTDVAATASRTWSEEQERNLMCGSMGHS; via the coding sequence GTGGCGTCCAAGGCCGACATACTCGCAGCGCTCAGGGCGGATATCGCTGCCCTGGAAGCCGCTCCTCCCTCAGAGGAACCGTGCGCGCAAATCGTCGCCTGGCCGTGCCCTGCCGAGGACGACGCCGTCTGCGGCAGGGATACAGGGGCGTCTTGCGCGCAGGATCTCTCCCGATCCTCTCGTGGAGAGGAGCGGGAGAGCGCTCTGAGCAACGAGGAGGGAAAGACGGCTCGAGACGCGTACCAGAAGATCCTCCGATGGGCCGCGGTTCGCGAGCGCTCCACGGCCTACCTGCGCGAGCGCCTGCTGAAGGACGACTTTCCTGCGGCAGTGGTGGAGGAGGCCCTTCAGCGCGCCGTGCGCGTACGGGCGGTGGACGATCGACGCTACGCCGACGCCCTCGTCCGCATGAAGCTTGCGGCCGGCCGGGGGCTTCGCGATGCCGAACGGGAGATCGAGGAGCTCGGCATCGACCCAGCCACCCTCGATTCCTGGGTCGAGCACGAGCGGAAGGGGAGGGACTTCGAAGTGGGCCGCGCCCTGGCCGCCCTGCGGCGTCGGCCGCCTAAAGCCAAGCGCGCCCGAGAGGCCGCCTTCCGCCGCCTCGTATCCCAAGGATTTTCCACCGACGTCGCCGCTACCGCCTCTCGCACGTGGTCCGAGGAGCAAGAGCGCAACCTGATGTGCGGTTCGATGGGCCATTCATGA
- the recA gene encoding recombinase RecA gives MNEDKEKMLKLTTDQIESKFGKGSIMTLGEGGADLNIGVIPTGALPLDAALGIGGVPRGRIIEIYGPESSGKTTLALQILAEAQALGGIVAFIDAEHALDPVYAARIGVDIDEVLISQPDTGEQALEICDMLVRSGAIDCVIVDSVAALVPRAEIEGEMGDTTVGLQARLMSQALRKLAGSLSKSNTTCIFINQLREKIGVMFGNPETTTGGRALKFFSSVRIDIRRIDSIKQNGDVVGNRVRAKVVKNKVAPPFRQAEFDLMYGEGISREGCIVDMAVECGVAKKSGAWYTYGEERLGQGREAAKQTLKENPDLREELENKVREAYEIPVIERPAENESFTPAPKSGKKK, from the coding sequence ATGAACGAAGATAAAGAAAAGATGCTCAAACTCACCACCGATCAAATCGAGTCCAAGTTCGGCAAGGGCTCTATCATGACCCTCGGCGAGGGAGGCGCCGATCTCAACATCGGGGTCATCCCCACGGGCGCCCTGCCGCTCGATGCCGCGCTCGGCATCGGAGGCGTGCCCCGCGGCCGCATCATCGAAATCTACGGTCCCGAGTCAAGCGGCAAGACAACTCTCGCCTTGCAGATTCTCGCGGAGGCTCAGGCGCTGGGCGGTATCGTTGCCTTCATCGATGCCGAGCACGCCCTCGATCCCGTTTACGCCGCGCGCATCGGGGTCGATATCGACGAGGTGCTCATCTCCCAGCCCGACACCGGCGAGCAGGCGCTGGAAATCTGCGATATGCTCGTGCGCTCGGGCGCTATCGACTGCGTCATCGTCGACTCTGTGGCGGCGCTCGTTCCCCGTGCCGAAATCGAGGGCGAGATGGGGGATACCACCGTGGGCCTTCAGGCTCGGCTCATGTCACAGGCCCTGCGCAAGCTGGCCGGGTCGCTGTCGAAATCGAACACCACCTGCATCTTCATCAACCAGCTGCGCGAGAAGATCGGCGTCATGTTCGGCAACCCGGAGACGACCACCGGCGGACGCGCCCTGAAGTTTTTCTCCTCGGTTCGCATCGACATTCGCCGCATCGACTCTATCAAGCAGAACGGCGATGTGGTCGGCAATCGCGTGAGGGCGAAGGTGGTCAAGAACAAGGTGGCTCCTCCTTTCCGCCAAGCGGAGTTCGATCTCATGTACGGCGAGGGCATCTCTCGGGAAGGCTGCATCGTCGATATGGCCGTGGAATGCGGCGTGGCCAAGAAGTCCGGCGCCTGGTACACCTACGGCGAGGAGCGCCTGGGCCAGGGCCGCGAGGCGGCCAAGCAGACGCTCAAGGAGAACCCCGATCTGCGTGAGGAACTCGAGAACAAGGTCCGCGAGGCCTACGAGATCCCCGTCATCGAGCGCCCGGCCGAAAACGAGTCGTTCACGCCGGCGCCCAAGAGCGGCAAGAAGAAGTAA
- a CDS encoding YajQ family cyclic di-GMP-binding protein, translated as MAKESSFDIVSTVDMQEVDNAFQQAKKELSQRYDLKDSGAEISLDKSAGTLTVTAPAEFVASQVIDVIGSKLIKRGIDLTAVKWGDSTPSSGGGVRRCATVVNGIDKETAGKINKDIKAQKLKCKVTIEGDKLRVSSPSRDTLQEVIAFLRGQDYGQPLQYVNYR; from the coding sequence ATGGCTAAAGAATCCAGCTTCGACATCGTCTCCACGGTGGATATGCAGGAGGTGGACAACGCCTTCCAGCAAGCCAAGAAAGAGCTTTCCCAGCGCTACGATCTGAAGGATTCGGGCGCCGAGATCTCCCTGGACAAAAGCGCCGGCACCCTGACGGTGACCGCGCCGGCCGAGTTCGTGGCCTCCCAGGTCATCGACGTCATCGGCAGCAAGCTCATCAAGCGCGGCATCGATCTTACCGCCGTGAAGTGGGGGGATTCCACGCCTTCCTCCGGCGGCGGGGTGCGCCGGTGCGCCACGGTGGTCAACGGCATCGACAAGGAGACCGCGGGCAAGATCAACAAGGACATCAAGGCCCAGAAGCTCAAGTGCAAGGTGACCATCGAGGGCGACAAGCTGCGCGTGAGCTCTCCTTCTCGTGACACGTTGCAGGAGGTCATCGCCTTCTTGCGCGGCCAGGACTACGGGCAGCCGCTGCAGTACGTCAACTATCGCTAG